DNA sequence from the Leishmania panamensis strain MHOM/PA/94/PSC-1 chromosome 17 sequence genome:
CACCCCAACAAATACGAGCGGACAAGGCAAAGTTAGTGATTGCGTCTGTAAAGGTGGCGGGGATGGCGGCAACAGAGAACAAAGGAATCGCAGAGCTGtatcagcagctgcttcaaGATGGGGTGCAACTGCAGAAAGAGCTCGAGGCGTACTACCTACGCCAAGAGGGATACATTCGCAAGCGCGTGGCGGTACTCGATGAGATGCAGGAAAATATCGCGGACGAGCGGCGGTGCTTGGAGATTCAACATCAGGAGTGTCGTGCACAGATCAGTGCGGCACGGAGGCAGGCGGCTAATTTTGTATCAAATGAGCGGAAGGTCTCtcaggcggtgcagcacgcaCAACCGTCCCTCGCGGCGCAAGAGGCGGAGATCGACAAGCGCCTTGAGGAGCttcagcgagagaaagacagagaggatGCCGCGCTGCTAAGCGTGATGGCAcggcaggaggcgctgggcaAGCAAGAGGCTCTACTCGCCTCCCGTGAGCGGCAGAAGTTCCTCGAGGAGCAGGACTTGCAAAAAGCGCTGAGTGAGATGCGCTCCCTCAACcgagagatggaggagcggcgcaagTCACTTCTGCGCAAGCGCGACACTGTAGCCGAGTGGGACCGCAAGCTCGAGTCCCGCGAGCGCGAGCTGCTGGGCTGCCAAGATCAGCTGCGGGAGAGCTTAAAGGCGctggagaaagaggaaagtgCGCTTGGCATTCACccagcgcagcgcactgcGGTGACCCCTGCTGTCTCTCAGCGAACTGTCATGGACGACCACGACATGTCTATTGATCACGACAGTGCCTGTGAGGAGATTGACTACGAAGACTGAGTAATGCGCGCCGTGCTGCAATGGCTACTGGCCATGTGCCATGGCTGCTG
Encoded proteins:
- a CDS encoding hypothetical protein (TriTrypDB/GeneDB-style sysID: LpmP.17.1390), coding for MAATENKGIAELYQQLLQDGVQLQKELEAYYLRQEGYIRKRVAVLDEMQENIADERRCLEIQHQECRAQISAARRQAANFVSNERKVSQAVQHAQPSLAAQEAEIDKRLEELQREKDREDAALLSVMARQEALGKQEALLASRERQKFLEEQDLQKALSEMRSLNREMEERRKSLLRKRDTVAEWDRKLESRERELLGCQDQLRESLKALEKEESALGIHPAQRTAVTPAVSQRTVMDDHDMSIDHDSACEEIDYED